The Parolsenella catena region AGGAGCCACGGAGGCGCTTCTCGACCCGAGACGGCTCGACGCCAAGCTCGCGCGACACGATGCGCAGCAGCTCGGGCGTGCAGAAGCCGCCGTGGCACCGCCCCATGGTGGCACCGGTACGCCACTTGAGCGCGTCGAGGCACAGCACGGGCAGCGTCCCATGGAGCTCGCGCACGACCTCATGCTCGCTCACAGGCGAGCAGCGGCACACGACGTGGCCCCATGCCGGGTCCTCCCGCATGGCACGGGTGCGCTGGTCCGCGTCCATGCGTGCGAGGCGCCTTTTGGGCGCGCGCCGCGGCTCGAAGTCCGGGCGGGCACCGAGGTTCAGACGCCGCGCCACGCGCCGCGCGATGTCGACGGCGACCGCAGGGGCGCTCGTGAGGCCCGGCGACTCGAGGCAGGCAACGTCAAAGAAGCCGGGGGCGTCATCCGGCTCGCCGATGACGAAGTCATGTCCCGCGCCCTTGGCTCGCACGCCCGCGAAGTTCGTGATGACGCCCCGCGAGCTCGCCTGCGGCCACGTCCTGCGCGCCCCCTCGAGAATCGCCGTGAGGCCACGGCGGGACGTGGCCACCGAGTCCGCGTCCGCCTGCGGCTCCGCGCTCGGGCCTACGAAGAGGTTGCCGTGCACCGTGGGGCTCACGAGCACGCCCTTGCCGGCCGTCGTGGGCACCTGGAAAATCGTCCTGGAGAACGTGGGGCCGAGCGTGGGGTCATAGAGCAGGTAGTCACCGCGAACGGGGATGATCTGGAGCTTGCGGGCGCACACGAGGTTGTGGAGCTCGGCCGAGTGGACCCCCGCCGCGTTCACGACCGCGCGGGCACACACGCGGCCTCCGCCCGCAAGCCCGATGACGTAGCCGCCGCGCACGCGCTCAAGCGAGGTCACGCGCGCGTCAAAGGCCACCTCGGCACCGTTTTGCACGGCGTTCTCGAGGGCGGTGAGGGCAACCTCGTATGGGTCGCAGATGCCGCCGGTGCGAACCCGCAGCGCGCAGGTGACCTCGGCTGACAGGTTGGGCTCGAGACGACGCGCCTCCTCGCCGTCTATGACGGAGAGGCCCTCAACGCCATTCTCGGCCCCGCGAAGGGAGAGGGCGACAAGCGCGCGCTCGTCCCGTTCGTCAAAGCCGACAACAAGCGACTCGTTTCTCACGTAGGAGAAGCCAAGCTCTGCCGCCCACATAGGATAGAGCCTCGAGCCCTCCACGTTGTACCTGGCCTTGAGCGTGCCGGGCTCGGGGTCGTAACCCGCGTGCACTATCCCCGAGTTTGCCCTCGTGGCGCCACAGGCGATGTCGTCGCCGGCCTCGAGCACGAGAAGCGAGCCGCTCGTGCGTGCCAGCTCGCGGGCGCAGCAGCAGCCAGCGACGCCGGCGCCAATGATGGCGACATCATACGCGCCGCGGGCAATCCCGGGGCAGGCTATGCCAAGGGACGGGGTAGCGTCTTCGCTCATGGTCTCTCCCATCGAAGCGTGCCAGTTGGCGCCATTGTCCCCACACCCAGCCCAGGCAAGACGCGAATCTCGGCGAGAGGTAGATGCGTGCTACGATTCCCAACCGTAAACACGCGGGGCTTGCCCCCCAACGCGAGATAGGACTCACGACATGAACGTGGCACAGGCACTCGAGCACGCAAACGCGCTCGTATTCCCAGAGATCGTCTACTGCGGCGGCTTCAGCTCCATGGACGCGGAGCGACAGAAGAACGAGGAGGCGCTCGCGACGCTGCGCGAGGAGTTCGCCAAGAACGACAACCCCGGCTTTGGCTATGACGTCATCCTCGACCTCGCCGACCGCAACCGCGAGCTGTGCGACCAGATGGGCATCGAGCGGCTCAACAACACCCGCGACAGCAGCCTCGCGCGCGGCATGAGCGACCAGGACCTGTGCGCCGGCGTCGCGGCGCTTCAGAGGCGCAAGGCCTCCACCGTCATGCGCGAGGTGGGCGGAGACAGGAACAACCTGGGTGTGGCCTACGTCACCAAGCCCATCCGCGGCACGGTGCTGGGCATCGACATCGAGACGACGGACCGCTACCCGGACCGCGGTTACATCGTGAACGTGGGCTTTGAGATCATGGAGCTCACGGCAGACGCCGAGCCCCACGACGCCGAGGCACACTTCTGCGGCATCCCGGACATGTACGCCGAGAAGGGCGTGCCCCTGGAGCGCATCCACCACATCGGCTGGGCCGACGTTGCGGGAAAGACACCCTTCCGCCAGGACAAGAAGCTGCAGGCAAAGCTGCTCAGGCTCATGAAGAAGTACCCCTACATGGCACACAACGCCGCCTTTGAGGACTCCTGGTTCACGCTGCACCTCGAGGGCTACGCCGAGGCGCGCCGCGCGGGCAAGATCGTGCCCGTGGACACCCGAGACATCTGCCGCCAGCTCGACCCAGAGGTCAAGACGCTGCCGCGCGAGTCGAGCCCGGCCTCACTCGAGAACTGGGCACGCCGCCGCGGCACGCTCGCCAAGACCGAGGCTGAGGTCCACCAGGGCCTCGACGACACCGAGCTCATGCTGCGCACCGTCCAGGCCGAGTTCGTTGCGCGCCACTGCTTCAAGGAGTAGCCAGCGACGGGCGCCAAAGGGGACGGGTTCGTTTGGCTCCCCGGCCTCGCGCCAGGCCGCGCGCGGGACCAAAGGGACCCGTCCCCTTTGGTCCCGCGCCCTTACCAAACCGTAACAGCGGCCGGGCGTCGCTTGCGAGATACTAGACGTCCGGTATGCAAGCGGACGCAGACGGGGGCGCTCCCATGGGCAAGAAGAAGGACAAGCAGAAGAGGGCCAAGGCCAAGGAGAAGGGCCTCGACCGCCGCGCGGCCGAGTTCGCAGACGAGGTGCGCACGCCGGCCAACGAGGGAAGGCCCGAACACCGCGCGGGGCACAGGGACTTCTCCTACACGCAGAACCGCGAGGTGAGTTGGTTGCGCTTTGACGACCGCGTGCTCGACGAGGCGTTCGACGAGAGCGTGCCGCTCTTCGAGCGGATCAAGTTCTGCGCCATCTTCCAGAGCAACATGGACGAGTGGTTCATGATCCGCATCGGCGGGCTGTCAGACCTCGCAAGCCTCAAGCACCAGCCGGCCGACAACAAGAGCGACGAGACGCCCGCCGAGCAGCTTGACAGCGTTTTCGAGCTGCTCCCCGGCATGTACGAGCGCCGAGAGTCCTGCCTGCGAGACCTCGAGGGCCGCCTTGCCCTGGAGGGCGTCGAGCGCGTGAGCCCCGACTCCTACACGGACGCCGACCTCGTGGCCGTCTCGAGGCGCTTCGAGAGCTCCCTGGCGCCCATCCTCTCGCCTATCATCATCGATCCGCGCCACCCCTTCCCCAACCTGCGCAACGACGTCATGTACGTAGCCTGCTCGCTCGAGGGGACCGACGAGCACGGCATGCTCGGCATCGTCGAGGTGCCCGCGAGCGCCCAGCGCATCGTCTGGCTGCCGGCTGGCGAGGGGCGCGTGCGCTACACGCTCGTCGAGGACGTCGTCACCTCGATGCTCGGCCGCTGCTTTGGCTCCTACGTGCCCACGAGCTCGGCCGTCGTACGCGTGACGCGCAACGCCGACCTCGACCCGGACGGCGAGGGCGTCGAGGAGGAGGAGGACTACCGCCAGCACATGAAGAAGGTGCTGAAGCGCCGCAGCCGCCTGCAGCCCGTGCGCCTCGAGCTCACCGGATCGCTCGACGAGGCGCTCGTGACGCTCATCCGCAAGGAGCTTGGGCTCGAGAAGCGCCGCGTGATGCGCCTCACCACCCCCGCGGACCTCTCCTACGTCTATGCCCTCGAGAACAGGCTGCCCGCTACGCGCAAGGCGCAGCTCACCTTCCCGCCCTTCGAGCCGCAGCCCTCCCGCATGGTGCGCGCAACCGAGCCGATGCGCCCGCAGGTCGAGGACCACGACGTCCTGCTCACCTACCCCTATGAGAGTATGGGTCCGCTGCTTCGCCTCATTCACGAGGCCGCCAACGACGACGACTGCATCTCCATAAAGATCACGCTCTACCGTGTGGCCCGACACTCGCGCCTGTGCGAGAGCCTCGTGACGGCCGTCGAGAACGGCAAGGACGTCACGGTGCTCATGGAGCTTCGCGCCCGCTTCGATGAGCAGAACAACATCGAGTGGGCCGAGCGTCTCGAGGAGGCGGGCTGCACCGTCATCTATGGCTCTGAGGGCTTCAAGTGCCACTCGAAGATCTGCCAGATCACCTACCACGACGCCAGTGGCATCTCCCGCATCACGTGCCTGGGAACGGGCAACTTCAACGAGAAGACGGCACACCTCTACAGCGACTTCATGCTCATCACGGCGCACCCCGGCATCGCCGAGGACGGCAACGCCTTCTTCCGCAACCTGTCGCTGGGAAACCTCCGCGGCACCTACCGCTACCTTGGCGTGGCGCCGCTGTCGCTCAAGCCGCTCGTCATGAGGGGCATCGAGCGCGAGATGTCCCGCGCCAAGACGGGACAGCCCGCGCGCGTGCTGCTCAAGATGAACTCACTCACCGACCGCGACGTCATCGACCGGCTCGCCGAGGCCAGCCAGGCCGGCGTGGAGGTCATCATGATCATCCGCGGCATCTGCTGCATGCTGCCAGGCGTCAAGGGCCGCACGACCGGCATCGAGATTCGCCAGATCGTGGGCAGGCTCCTCGAGCACGCACGCATCTACGCGTTTGGAGTGGACGCCGACACGATCTACCTCTCGAGCGCCGACATGATGACGAGAAACACCGAGCGCCGCGTGGAGATCGCCTATCCCGTGCTTGACGAGACGTGCCGTTCCATCGTGCGCCACTACATAGCCCTTCAGCTCGACGACAACGTGAAGGCCCGTCGTCTCACGAGCCGCGGCACGTGGGCACGCATCGAGCGCGAGCCGGTACAGCCTGCCGTCAACTGCCAGGAGATCCTCATCGCTGAGGCCTACGCGGCCGCCGGAAGCGACGGCGAGGCAAGCGCCGTCTCGAGCAGGAGCCCCTCCCCGCTGCCGGCAGAGCCGCCCGTCGAGGATGCCCAGGGAAAGCCTGATCGAAAGGATGCGCCCGCGGCCCCGCAGACCAGTACAGAGTCCGAGGAATGCCAGGAGCCGGCCGCCACGCAACCCGAGCGGCACGACGCCACCCGGGACCCGGAGCCTCCGGCCGAGGTCAGCGCCCACGTCATCGAGGAGGCGCAGACGAGTCCCGAGAAGCCCGAGATGCCGGTCGCCCCCCTCGCAAGGCGCCCGCACGGACGCGTCTCCACGGCGCTTGCCCTGTTTGGGTTAGGATTCAAGACGCTGTTTGGAAAGACCGACAAGCACTAGGCGGGCCGCGCCGCGGGCTCGCAGGCAAGGAGACCCGCATGAGGCTGACCATCGAGCGCATGACCTACGGCCCGGATGCCATCGCGCACACGCAGGAGGGCAAGACCGTCTTCGTGAGCGGCGCCATCGCAGGCGACGTCGTGGAGGCCGAGCTCGTGAGCGACGGCAAGTCGTTCTCGAAGGCCCGCGCCACGGCCGTCCTCGAGCCCTCGCCGGCGCGAGTCGGATGCGACTGGCCGCTCGCCTCGGTCCTGGGCTGCGCGCCGTGGGCGGCCATGGCCTACGACGCCCAGCTCGAGGCCAAGCGCGCCAACGTGGTGGACGCCCTTGCCCGCGTGGGGCACCTCGCCGACGCCGAGCAGCTCGTGAGGCCCTGCGAGGCCCCCGGCAGCCCCTGGCACTACCGCAACAAGGCCGAGCTCGCCTTTGTCAGGGACGGGCGGCGCGCCACGCTCGGCATGCATGCGCTCGACGGCACAAGCGTCATCAAGGTGGAGGACTTCCCGCTGCTCGACACGCCCGCAAAGGGGCCGGCCTCCAGAATCGTGAAGAACGTGTCGGGCGCCCTGGGCTACCTCGCGGGCTCGCACGACCTTGACATCGAGCGCGTGGGCATCAGGCGCTCGAGCCGCACCGGAGACGTCGAGGTGGCCATATGGACCCCCACCGGCGCCTTCCCGCGCACCCAGGCGTGCCGCGTGCTCGAAAGCGTGGGTGCCACGTCCATCGTGCGCGTCATGACGAAGGGACCCGCGAAGGCGCGCAAGGTGGCAGGCGTGGAGAGGCTTGCGGGAGCGGGAAGCTGGAGCGAGCGCATCGCCGGCAACGTGATGCGCCTCTCGGCACCAAGCTTCTTCCAGGTGAACACCGCCGGCGCAGAGAAGCTCGTCGACCTCGTGCTCGATGCCCTCGACCCGCACGAGAACGACATCGCCATGGACCTGTACTCCGGAGCCGGCACCTTCACGCTGCCGCTCGCCCGCTACACGAGCTTCGTGGACGCAGTGGAGTCCTACGGCCCCGCCGTGCGAGACCTGCGACGCAACCTCGAGGAGGCACGCCTGGACAACGTCGACGCCGTGGGCGGCGACGCAGACCGGGAGTTCCCCGACGACGAAGCCGACATCATCGTCGTTGACCCGCCACGCGCCGGCCTTGCCGAGAACGTCGTGAGGCAGCTCTCGGACCAGCCCGCACGCGCCATCGCCTACGTGAGCTGCGACCCGGCCACGCTCGCCCGCGACCTCGCGCGCTTCCGCGAGATCGGAACCTACGAGGTGAAGAGCGTGACGCCCGTCGACCTGTTCCCACAGACCTTCCACGTGGAGACCGTGACGCGGCTCTATCGTCGCTAGCACGGCCGGCCGCTCGTTGCCCAAAGGCGTCTGACGCCTTTGGGCATTTTCTTTGTCGCGATACTATGGTGATGAGACAGACGGCTCACTCACGGGAGGCACGCATGGCAAAGGTAGCGATTCTTCTGGCAGACGGGTTCGAGACGATCGAGGCACTGGCACCCGCGGACGTTCTGCGCCGGGCAGGCGAGGACGTCTCGCTCGTCACGATCAACGCACTCCCGCACGTCACGACGGCTCACGGCATCGGCATCGACTGCGACGCCACGCTCGATGAGTACGACTTTGGGGCCTGCGACCTCATCGTCTTGCCCGGCGGCATGCCCGGCACGACGAACCTGCGCGCCAACGAGCGCGTCTGCGAGCTCACCCGCCAGTTCATGTCCGAGAAGCGGCTTGGCGCCATCTGCGCGGCGCCGTCAATCCTCGCCGAGCTCGGCCTCCTCGATGGTCGCGTGGCCACGTGCTATCCCGGCTGCGAGGGCGCCTTCCCGGCCGGCGTTCGCCCCGAGGAACTTGGCGTCTACACGGACGACAACCTCGTGACGGCCTCAGGCCCCGGCTTTGCCGTCGACTTTGGCCTGGCGCTGCTCGAGCTTCTCGAGGGTGCCGAGGCGGCCCAGCGCATTGCCGCGGGAATGCTCGTGGGGAGGTAGCTCATGTCGCTGTTTGACCTTCCCTCGCGCGTGGGCAGGCTCGTCCTGGCAAGCGGCTCCCCCAGGCGCGTGCAGCTTCTGCGAGAGGCGGGGTTTGACCCGCAGGTCATGCCGCAGGACGTCGATGAGACGCCCCTGCCTGGCGAGAAGGCCTACGACCTCGTGGATAGGCTTGCCTCGCTCAAGGCGCATGCGGCACTGGCCCAGGCAAGGCCCGGCGACCTCATCCTCGCGGCAGACACGACCGTGGCCCTTGAGGGCGAGGAGCTCGGCAAGCCCGCCGACGAGGCCGAGGCGCGGCAGATGCTGCGCAGGCTGTCGGGGCGTGGCCACGACGTCTATACGGCCGTCCACCTCATCCTCGTTGGCGCGGACGGCTCGACGCGCGAGTCCTCGACGTGCGAGCAGACGCACGTGACGTTCTTCGACCTTGCCGAGGATGAGATCGAGAGCTACGTCGCCACGGGAGAGCCGCTCGACAAGGCGGGTGCCTACGGTATCCAGGGAATCGGTCGCGCACTCGTGAGAGACATAGACGGCGACTACTTCAATGTGGTGGGGCTTCCCGTGGCGCGCACGCTGCGGGCGATTGACGAGCTTATGGGAAAGTGACAGGCATGACGAGGCAGATAGGCGGCAGGACGGTCGCGGACGGACGGACACTCAACGGCTCGACCGCACTCGATGAACAAGGCGCGCACTCCCCCGCCACGACCATCGCGGACGTCTCGCAAATCCCAGGCATCCGCATCGCGCACCACACGGACGAGGAGAACGGCACGGGGTGCACGGTGATCGTGTGTCCCGCGGGCGCCACGGGTGCCGTGGACGTGCGCGGTGGCGCCCCCGCAACGCGCGAGACGGACCTGCTGCGCCCCGAGGAGACCGTTGACGTGCTCCATGCCGTCGTGCTCTCGGGCGGCAGCGCCTATGGGCTGGCGGCCTCGGTAGGCGTGGCAGAGGAGCTCGAGCGCCGCGGCATCGGACTAGACGTCCAGGTGGGCGTCGTGCCCATCGTGAGCGGTGCCTGCCTGTTCGACCTTGCCTTTGCAAACCCTAGCGTGCGCCCCACGGCCGCAGACGGCGCCCGGGCGTGCGCCCTTGCGCTCGATAACGCCCCCACTCCCCTGCCACGCGGCAACGTGGGCGCCGGTTGCGGGTGCACGGTGGGTAAGCTCGGCGGCCCCACGCGCGCAATGAAGTCTGGCCTGGGCACGGACGTCGAGCAGGCGGGGCCCTTGCTGTGCGGCGCCGTGACGGCCGTCAACGCCTGCGGAAACGTCGTTGACCCAGACACGGGCGAGGTCATCGCGGGCATGCGCTCCCAGGACGGCACCGGCTTCGTAGACGAGTGCGAGCTTGCCCTGTCGATGACCGCCCGCATGCCGCTCGACCCCGGACACGCCGGCAGCGCGCGTCCTCCCGTGCGCACGAACACGACCATCTCGTGCGTCATCACGAACGCACGGCTCACGAAGGCCCAGGCCACGAAGGTGGCCCAGATGGCCGCGGATGCCTATGCCCATGCGATACGGCCAACGCACACGACCAACGACGGGGACTCCGTCTTCGTCATGGCGACGGGCGAGGTCGAGGTTCCCGTGGACGTCGTGGGCATCCTCGCGACGCGCGCCCTCGAGCGCGCGATCGCGGACGGCGCTCGCAGCGCCAAGACATCACACGGGCTTGTCGGCGCGGCAAGCCTCTAGACCAGATTGCGAGGGAGCCCCATGTACCGAATCGTCGCAAGCGACATGGACGAGACCTTTCTCGACGGGCGCCACGAGATACCGCCCGCGAATCTCGAGGCGGTCGCGCGTATGAGGGAGCTCGGCGTCCTGTTCGTCCCAAGCTCGGGTCGCGGCTACCTGTCCATCATGGACAACTTTGCGGATGTGGACCCCGCACTCATGGAGGGCACCTACGTGCTGTCCTACAACGGCGCCAACATAAACCGCTTTGGCGACCCCGTGTCTTTGTGCGAGCGCGAGCTCGACCACACGCTCGCGAACAGGCTCTGGAGGCTCGGCATTGACAACGGTCTGGCGCTTCACGCCTACACGCCCGACTGCCACATCTACGTGCGAGACCTACCCAAGAGCGAGCGCGTCTACCTCTCAAGCCTCAAGCGCATCGTGGAGCATGACGAGCCCGATTTGGATGCCTTCCCCGTCATCTCCAAGATGCTCTTCATGAACGAGGACCTGGGATGGCTCCACGAGTTCGCGGAGAAGCGCGTGAGGCCCCTGCTGGGCCGCCACGCAGTGATCACCTACTCCTCGGGGCGCTACCTGGAGGTCATTCCCGCGGGGGCGGACAAGGGAACCGGCCTTCTCAGGCTCGCCGAGATGCTTGGCGTCGACGTCTCGGAGACGATCGGCATCGGCGACTCGGCCAACGACCGCGAGATGATCGAGGCCGCCGGCCTCGGCGTGGGCGTTGCCAACGTCAGCGACGACGTGCGTCCGCTGTGCGACCTCGTCCTGGACACGCGCGGGCAGGACGGCGCCTTCATGGAGCTCGTCGACCGCGTCATCATCCCGAGCATGAGCGACTAGCCGTACAGTCTCACGCAACAAGATTGGGCCGTCCCGCTCAAGAGGTGGGACGGCCCTTGGCTTTGTCGCAAGAAAGGCGAGCTAGAACGGCATCTTTCCGCCGGGCATGCCGCCACCCATGCCCATGTTCTTCATCATCTGCTGAAGCTGGCGCTTCTGCTGCTTGCGGTTGGAGCCTGGCCCCATCATGCCGCGAATCTTGCCCATCATCTTGTTCATCTCGCCCCACTGCTTCATGAGCTGGTTGACCTCCTGCACGGAGTGGCCGGAGCCCCGGGCGATGCGGGCGCGGCGCATGCCGTTGATGGTCTTGGGACGCGCGCGCTCCTCCTTGGTCATGGAGTAGATGATAGACTCGATCGAACGCATCTGCTCCTCGGTGTTGTCTCCGCCCATCTGGCGCAGTGCCTTGTCGCCGCCGGGAAGCATGCCCAAGATCTTGCCCACGCCGCCCATCTTGC contains the following coding sequences:
- a CDS encoding NAD(P)/FAD-dependent oxidoreductase, with the translated sequence MSEDATPSLGIACPGIARGAYDVAIIGAGVAGCCCARELARTSGSLLVLEAGDDIACGATRANSGIVHAGYDPEPGTLKARYNVEGSRLYPMWAAELGFSYVRNESLVVGFDERDERALVALSLRGAENGVEGLSVIDGEEARRLEPNLSAEVTCALRVRTGGICDPYEVALTALENAVQNGAEVAFDARVTSLERVRGGYVIGLAGGGRVCARAVVNAAGVHSAELHNLVCARKLQIIPVRGDYLLYDPTLGPTFSRTIFQVPTTAGKGVLVSPTVHGNLFVGPSAEPQADADSVATSRRGLTAILEGARRTWPQASSRGVITNFAGVRAKGAGHDFVIGEPDDAPGFFDVACLESPGLTSAPAVAVDIARRVARRLNLGARPDFEPRRAPKRRLARMDADQRTRAMREDPAWGHVVCRCSPVSEHEVVRELHGTLPVLCLDALKWRTGATMGRCHGGFCTPELLRIVSRELGVEPSRVEKRLRGSWIVSRSRPGYARLAAAACDEAAVDVPEPAQVYDVVVVGGGAAGMAAAASARAAGASVALIDREASLGGIMRQCIHNGFGLKRFSEELTGPEFASREAALLDGVDVWSSSSVLALHPGVLHELEVVCPGGARFVRARSVVLACGSRERGFGALGIAGDRPSGIYTAGSAQALINLHGCLPGRRAVILGSGDIGLIMARRMTLEGMEVEGVYELLDHPSGLKRNIVQCLDDFGIPLHLSHTVVATHGAGRLESVDIAAVDPATRRAIEGTEQNVACDTLVLSCGLIPENELAREAGVALSPVTEGALVDDRLETSIPGVFACGNALHVHDLADLAAAEGDAAGAAGASSARSGRVASSDPVVPVEPGPGVRYVVPQRLHGGGCPVTLSFRVSDVARDVSLEAVAELADGGEMTLRSRRARVVLPAEMERLEVTVSPEAALVASRVVVRVASASQKRGDA
- a CDS encoding 3'-5' exonuclease is translated as MNVAQALEHANALVFPEIVYCGGFSSMDAERQKNEEALATLREEFAKNDNPGFGYDVILDLADRNRELCDQMGIERLNNTRDSSLARGMSDQDLCAGVAALQRRKASTVMREVGGDRNNLGVAYVTKPIRGTVLGIDIETTDRYPDRGYIVNVGFEIMELTADAEPHDAEAHFCGIPDMYAEKGVPLERIHHIGWADVAGKTPFRQDKKLQAKLLRLMKKYPYMAHNAAFEDSWFTLHLEGYAEARRAGKIVPVDTRDICRQLDPEVKTLPRESSPASLENWARRRGTLAKTEAEVHQGLDDTELMLRTVQAEFVARHCFKE
- the ppk1 gene encoding polyphosphate kinase 1, translated to MGKKKDKQKRAKAKEKGLDRRAAEFADEVRTPANEGRPEHRAGHRDFSYTQNREVSWLRFDDRVLDEAFDESVPLFERIKFCAIFQSNMDEWFMIRIGGLSDLASLKHQPADNKSDETPAEQLDSVFELLPGMYERRESCLRDLEGRLALEGVERVSPDSYTDADLVAVSRRFESSLAPILSPIIIDPRHPFPNLRNDVMYVACSLEGTDEHGMLGIVEVPASAQRIVWLPAGEGRVRYTLVEDVVTSMLGRCFGSYVPTSSAVVRVTRNADLDPDGEGVEEEEDYRQHMKKVLKRRSRLQPVRLELTGSLDEALVTLIRKELGLEKRRVMRLTTPADLSYVYALENRLPATRKAQLTFPPFEPQPSRMVRATEPMRPQVEDHDVLLTYPYESMGPLLRLIHEAANDDDCISIKITLYRVARHSRLCESLVTAVENGKDVTVLMELRARFDEQNNIEWAERLEEAGCTVIYGSEGFKCHSKICQITYHDASGISRITCLGTGNFNEKTAHLYSDFMLITAHPGIAEDGNAFFRNLSLGNLRGTYRYLGVAPLSLKPLVMRGIEREMSRAKTGQPARVLLKMNSLTDRDVIDRLAEASQAGVEVIMIIRGICCMLPGVKGRTTGIEIRQIVGRLLEHARIYAFGVDADTIYLSSADMMTRNTERRVEIAYPVLDETCRSIVRHYIALQLDDNVKARRLTSRGTWARIEREPVQPAVNCQEILIAEAYAAAGSDGEASAVSSRSPSPLPAEPPVEDAQGKPDRKDAPAAPQTSTESEECQEPAATQPERHDATRDPEPPAEVSAHVIEEAQTSPEKPEMPVAPLARRPHGRVSTALALFGLGFKTLFGKTDKH
- the rlmD gene encoding 23S rRNA (uracil(1939)-C(5))-methyltransferase RlmD; this translates as MRLTIERMTYGPDAIAHTQEGKTVFVSGAIAGDVVEAELVSDGKSFSKARATAVLEPSPARVGCDWPLASVLGCAPWAAMAYDAQLEAKRANVVDALARVGHLADAEQLVRPCEAPGSPWHYRNKAELAFVRDGRRATLGMHALDGTSVIKVEDFPLLDTPAKGPASRIVKNVSGALGYLAGSHDLDIERVGIRRSSRTGDVEVAIWTPTGAFPRTQACRVLESVGATSIVRVMTKGPAKARKVAGVERLAGAGSWSERIAGNVMRLSAPSFFQVNTAGAEKLVDLVLDALDPHENDIAMDLYSGAGTFTLPLARYTSFVDAVESYGPAVRDLRRNLEEARLDNVDAVGGDADREFPDDEADIIVVDPPRAGLAENVVRQLSDQPARAIAYVSCDPATLARDLARFREIGTYEVKSVTPVDLFPQTFHVETVTRLYRR
- a CDS encoding DJ-1 family glyoxalase III produces the protein MAKVAILLADGFETIEALAPADVLRRAGEDVSLVTINALPHVTTAHGIGIDCDATLDEYDFGACDLIVLPGGMPGTTNLRANERVCELTRQFMSEKRLGAICAAPSILAELGLLDGRVATCYPGCEGAFPAGVRPEELGVYTDDNLVTASGPGFAVDFGLALLELLEGAEAAQRIAAGMLVGR
- a CDS encoding Maf family protein, which gives rise to MSLFDLPSRVGRLVLASGSPRRVQLLREAGFDPQVMPQDVDETPLPGEKAYDLVDRLASLKAHAALAQARPGDLILAADTTVALEGEELGKPADEAEARQMLRRLSGRGHDVYTAVHLILVGADGSTRESSTCEQTHVTFFDLAEDEIESYVATGEPLDKAGAYGIQGIGRALVRDIDGDYFNVVGLPVARTLRAIDELMGK
- a CDS encoding P1 family peptidase, encoding MTRQIGGRTVADGRTLNGSTALDEQGAHSPATTIADVSQIPGIRIAHHTDEENGTGCTVIVCPAGATGAVDVRGGAPATRETDLLRPEETVDVLHAVVLSGGSAYGLAASVGVAEELERRGIGLDVQVGVVPIVSGACLFDLAFANPSVRPTAADGARACALALDNAPTPLPRGNVGAGCGCTVGKLGGPTRAMKSGLGTDVEQAGPLLCGAVTAVNACGNVVDPDTGEVIAGMRSQDGTGFVDECELALSMTARMPLDPGHAGSARPPVRTNTTISCVITNARLTKAQATKVAQMAADAYAHAIRPTHTTNDGDSVFVMATGEVEVPVDVVGILATRALERAIADGARSAKTSHGLVGAASL
- a CDS encoding HAD-IIB family hydrolase, with the translated sequence MYRIVASDMDETFLDGRHEIPPANLEAVARMRELGVLFVPSSGRGYLSIMDNFADVDPALMEGTYVLSYNGANINRFGDPVSLCERELDHTLANRLWRLGIDNGLALHAYTPDCHIYVRDLPKSERVYLSSLKRIVEHDEPDLDAFPVISKMLFMNEDLGWLHEFAEKRVRPLLGRHAVITYSSGRYLEVIPAGADKGTGLLRLAEMLGVDVSETIGIGDSANDREMIEAAGLGVGVANVSDDVRPLCDLVLDTRGQDGAFMELVDRVIIPSMSD